One genomic region from Sphingobacteriales bacterium encodes:
- a CDS encoding AAA family ATPase: MSQFNNDIEGIQQLASTYGQLRTEIRKVIIGQDEVVKYVLLSIFCDSHSLLVGVPGLAKTLLVKTVSDALELDFKRIQFTPDLMPSDIIGAEVLNENRQFHFNRGPIFAHIILADEINRTPPKTQSALLEAMQERQVTAAGAQHKLDLPFFVLATQNPIEQEGTYPLPEAQLDRFMFNIVLDYPSYEEELQVVKTTTTDNPASVQKVIGSREIIAFQHLIRRMPIADNVVEYAVKLAASTRPNTPNAAKIVNEFIAWGAGPRASQAMVMAAKGHAAIHGKYSPDIDDVQAVALPILRHRIIRNFKAEAEGVSVEKIIVELL, translated from the coding sequence ATGAGTCAGTTTAATAACGATATTGAAGGAATACAGCAATTGGCATCTACTTACGGGCAGTTGAGAACTGAAATCCGCAAGGTCATTATCGGGCAGGATGAAGTGGTGAAGTATGTGCTGTTGTCTATATTTTGTGACAGCCATAGTTTATTGGTGGGTGTACCCGGCCTGGCAAAAACCTTATTGGTGAAAACGGTTTCAGATGCACTGGAACTAGATTTCAAGCGTATCCAGTTTACACCCGATCTGATGCCTTCGGATATCATCGGCGCGGAAGTACTGAATGAAAACAGACAATTTCATTTTAACAGAGGCCCGATATTTGCCCATATCATTTTAGCGGATGAAATCAACCGTACTCCTCCGAAAACACAATCCGCCTTACTGGAAGCCATGCAGGAACGTCAGGTAACGGCTGCAGGTGCGCAGCATAAACTGGATTTGCCATTTTTTGTGCTCGCCACTCAAAACCCGATAGAACAGGAAGGAACGTATCCGCTGCCGGAAGCGCAGTTAGACCGTTTTATGTTCAATATCGTGCTGGATTATCCTTCATACGAAGAAGAATTGCAGGTGGTAAAAACGACGACAACCGATAATCCGGCAAGTGTTCAGAAAGTGATAGGCTCCAGGGAAATCATCGCCTTCCAGCATCTGATTCGACGCATGCCAATCGCGGATAATGTGGTGGAATATGCCGTCAAACTGGCAGCATCCACCCGGCCTAATACACCGAATGCCGCCAAAATAGTCAATGAATTCATAGCATGGGGAGCCGGGCCAAGAGCCTCGCAGGCGATGGTGATGGCAGCCAAAGGCCATGCTGCCATTCATGGCAAATACTCACCGGATATCGACGATGTGCAGGCTGTAGCCTTGCCGATTTTGCGTCACCGTATCATACGCAACTTCAAAGCAGAAGCGGAAGGTGTCAGCGTTGAGAAAATTATCGTAGAATTACTGTAG
- a CDS encoding peptidylprolyl isomerase, protein MLDKIDAIVDDKIILRSDIENQLDLLSLRGAEEKENRCRLMEQLIYNKMLTTQAIKDSLPLANEEVEDELNRKVNYFISVAGSQEAFEEYYHKTVEQIKDDYREDIREQMLSARMRNKILQDIKVTPSEIRTFYDNLAKDSLPYFNATVELQQVVMKPKVSDFQQQSAKDKAAGILERVNKGENFELLASLYSEDISSAQEGGLLDWAPRGMYVKDFEAAAFKLKPGETSDVVQTPFGYHIIQMIERRGDMIQVRHILVRPQTTSKDAEYAQSKLDSVRTDIIDGKLTFTEAVKEYSQDEQSRNVGGFLLNNESGGTILEVNKVDPSLYLLIDTLSIGSVTKPIMYQADDGTPAFRIVKLVSKTEAHVADIKVDYDKMQNAAKSDKEEQILQRWYAKNMKKTYLMITDDYATCDALQYVLKK, encoded by the coding sequence TTGTTAGATAAAATTGATGCTATCGTCGATGACAAGATTATTCTCCGTTCAGATATCGAAAACCAGCTGGATTTGCTTAGTTTGCGCGGTGCTGAAGAAAAAGAAAACAGATGCAGGCTGATGGAACAGCTGATCTATAACAAGATGCTGACCACTCAGGCTATAAAAGACAGTTTGCCGCTGGCAAATGAAGAAGTGGAGGATGAACTGAACCGAAAGGTAAATTATTTTATCAGTGTGGCAGGTTCACAGGAGGCATTTGAAGAATATTATCACAAAACAGTAGAACAAATCAAAGATGATTACAGAGAGGATATCAGGGAGCAGATGCTTTCTGCCCGTATGCGTAACAAAATCCTACAGGATATTAAAGTAACGCCTTCTGAAATCAGAACATTCTATGACAATCTGGCCAAAGACAGCCTGCCTTATTTCAATGCTACCGTTGAATTGCAGCAGGTGGTCATGAAGCCTAAGGTATCTGATTTTCAGCAGCAGTCGGCAAAAGATAAAGCGGCAGGTATTCTGGAACGGGTTAATAAAGGAGAAAATTTTGAATTGTTAGCCAGTTTATATTCGGAAGATATATCTTCCGCACAGGAAGGGGGGTTACTGGACTGGGCGCCAAGGGGAATGTATGTGAAAGATTTCGAAGCCGCCGCTTTTAAACTGAAACCGGGTGAAACCAGTGATGTTGTTCAAACCCCTTTTGGTTATCATATCATTCAGATGATAGAACGAAGAGGGGATATGATACAGGTTCGGCATATTCTGGTCAGGCCGCAGACCACTTCGAAAGATGCGGAATACGCTCAGTCAAAACTGGATTCTGTCCGCACAGATATAATTGACGGGAAACTGACCTTTACAGAGGCGGTAAAAGAGTATTCTCAGGATGAACAATCCAGAAATGTGGGCGGCTTTTTATTGAATAACGAGTCAGGCGGAACCATACTGGAAGTTAATAAGGTGGATCCTTCATTATATCTGTTGATAGATACGCTGTCCATCGGGTCTGTGACGAAACCTATTATGTATCAGGCGGATGACGGCACTCCGGCATTCCGTATCGTGAAGCTGGTGTCCAAAACGGAAGCCCACGTAGCCGATATAAAAGTGGATTACGACAAGATGCAGAATGCTGCCAAGTCGGATAAGGAAGAGCAAATCTTACAGCGCTGGTATGCTAAAAACATGAAGAAAACGTATCTGATGATTACGGACGACTATGCAACCTGTGATGCATTGCAGTATGTCTTAAAAAAATAA
- a CDS encoding peptidylprolyl isomerase translates to MPKFLHVLSITLFFGMSVIHAEDKVLFTVADTKVNTSEFEYIYQKNNFNNKADYSRKSLEDYLNLYVNFRLKVKEAVAEGLDTNERFKEELSTYEKQLVESYVEKDMMDKLIRQEYERSKTDVNISHIFIQPVENNWDAAYEKVLDIYNQIKKGLSFDEAVKFSQDKQSAEKGGKIGWFNSYQISLPEVEEAVYAMKVGEVSAPVKTRVGYHILKLNETRPARPRLKVAIIKRFFPIQDTSVLEKKAQEDTIRYVYSKLKNGESFEKMVAQYTEDESTKYTNGALDWFGINVYAKVFEETAYALKDGEIAAPFKTGTAWYIIKRLETAKPQTLEASAPIIKSKLLTLPQYQYEMEKFVGKLREKYNVREFGESYPGFKTRLSRFAQVSPFAYIDTLNPGILMKIGDRTYTENDFGKKIQEIYYMVIPKQGMDKNDALIHKTVQTLILDYYKNDIKENNKEYKALMEEYKNGIMIFSLSEKNVWNKASEDSLGLITYFKEHKSDFTLRKRATVRTVTIDNAQQAKSVSKILQSDRGLTDDMLATKMKALGIENPKINSEVAESGKTIINISAESLSKPLQKGNEFAITQVYNLQPEKPRTFEECRGYVVAAYQEYLEKKWLENLRKKYPVLINKEVFESLIRK, encoded by the coding sequence ATGCCTAAATTTCTACATGTACTTTCCATCACGCTTTTTTTCGGCATGTCAGTTATTCATGCTGAAGATAAGGTCTTATTTACAGTTGCAGATACGAAAGTAAACACTTCGGAATTTGAGTACATCTATCAAAAAAATAATTTCAACAATAAAGCGGATTATAGCCGTAAGTCATTGGAGGATTACCTTAACCTCTATGTCAATTTCAGGTTGAAGGTGAAAGAGGCGGTTGCGGAAGGTCTGGATACGAATGAACGGTTTAAAGAGGAATTAAGCACGTATGAAAAGCAACTGGTAGAATCCTATGTCGAAAAAGACATGATGGATAAGCTGATCAGGCAGGAATACGAACGCTCCAAAACAGATGTCAATATCAGCCATATATTCATACAGCCTGTTGAAAACAACTGGGATGCGGCATATGAGAAGGTGCTGGATATTTACAACCAGATTAAGAAAGGACTGAGTTTTGACGAAGCGGTAAAGTTTTCCCAGGATAAACAATCTGCGGAAAAAGGCGGTAAGATAGGATGGTTTAACAGTTATCAGATTTCCCTGCCGGAAGTGGAAGAGGCTGTATATGCTATGAAAGTTGGTGAGGTTTCCGCACCAGTAAAAACACGGGTAGGGTATCATATATTGAAATTGAATGAAACCCGCCCTGCTCGTCCCAGACTGAAAGTGGCTATCATCAAACGTTTCTTCCCGATACAGGATACTTCTGTTCTTGAAAAGAAAGCACAGGAAGATACCATCCGTTATGTATATTCCAAACTAAAAAACGGAGAATCGTTCGAAAAGATGGTGGCGCAGTATACGGAAGATGAATCTACCAAATATACAAATGGAGCCCTGGATTGGTTTGGTATCAACGTATATGCCAAAGTGTTTGAAGAAACGGCCTATGCACTGAAAGATGGTGAAATTGCTGCCCCGTTTAAGACCGGTACCGCCTGGTATATCATAAAGCGTTTGGAAACGGCAAAGCCGCAGACGCTGGAGGCATCTGCACCAATAATCAAGTCTAAACTGCTCACGCTTCCGCAGTATCAGTATGAAATGGAAAAGTTTGTCGGTAAGTTGAGGGAGAAATACAACGTGAGGGAATTTGGAGAAAGCTATCCGGGTTTTAAGACGCGGCTTTCCCGTTTTGCCCAGGTGTCTCCATTTGCCTACATCGATACACTGAACCCCGGCATACTGATGAAAATAGGAGACAGGACATATACAGAAAATGATTTCGGTAAAAAAATACAGGAAATATATTACATGGTTATTCCAAAGCAGGGGATGGACAAGAATGATGCATTGATACACAAAACGGTACAAACCCTTATCCTCGATTATTATAAAAATGACATAAAAGAAAACAATAAGGAATACAAGGCATTGATGGAAGAATATAAGAACGGCATCATGATTTTTTCCTTATCCGAAAAGAATGTATGGAACAAGGCATCCGAAGATTCGCTGGGACTGATAACCTATTTTAAGGAACATAAATCCGATTTTACCTTAAGAAAACGGGCAACCGTCAGGACAGTCACTATTGATAATGCTCAGCAGGCTAAATCCGTCAGTAAAATTCTGCAGTCGGACCGCGGACTTACAGATGATATGCTGGCCACCAAAATGAAAGCGCTGGGTATTGAAAACCCGAAGATAAATTCAGAAGTGGCCGAATCCGGTAAGACAATCATTAATATCAGTGCGGAATCACTCAGCAAACCCCTTCAGAAAGGCAATGAATTTGCCATCACTCAGGTATATAATCTGCAGCCGGAAAAGCCGCGGACTTTTGAAGAATGCAGGGGGTACGTGGTAGCTGCCTATCAGGAATATCTGGAAAAAAAGTGGCTGGAAAATCTTCGGAAAAAATATCCGGTTCTCATCAATAAAGAGGTTTTTGAATCATTGATAAGAAAATAA
- the rlmD gene encoding 23S rRNA (uracil(1939)-C(5))-methyltransferase RlmD: protein MRKKKKAVYPILENIEISAIAAEGKGLARVDNFVVFVEKAIPGDVVDAKIIRKKKDYALTEIYALKKPSDKRTEPFCSHFGTCGGCKWQHVLYASQLEFKEQLVKEAFRRIGKMELESSNPILGCEETTYYRNKLEFTFSDRVWLTREQIDSGELFDRNALGFHAAGSFSAVLHITECYLQDEKVNSIRNAVYLFATEHAYSFYNLKFHEGLLRNLIFRNTTTGEWMVTVCFAEPNDEKITALMDLLKTNYPFITSLNYIVNTKKNDTIYDQEVINYSGRDYILEQLGNISYKISPKSFFQTNSKQAKHLYDIVKKMGGFSKDDLVYDLYCGTGSIALYIADICRKVVGIEQIPAAIVDATFNAVLNNIDNSVFHAGTCEDILKEDFIDEFGMPDIVVVDPPRAGLHERVVQVLLQAAPKKIVYVSCNPATQARDVLLFSEKYNVTQCQPVDMFPHTFHIENVVLLELR from the coding sequence ATGAGAAAGAAAAAGAAAGCGGTTTATCCTATTTTGGAAAATATTGAAATCAGCGCCATAGCGGCTGAAGGAAAGGGATTAGCCCGTGTAGACAACTTTGTCGTCTTTGTTGAAAAAGCCATCCCGGGTGATGTGGTAGACGCAAAAATCATCCGGAAGAAAAAGGATTATGCGCTGACAGAGATATATGCGTTAAAAAAGCCATCCGACAAAAGAACAGAACCATTCTGTAGTCATTTCGGAACCTGTGGCGGCTGCAAATGGCAGCATGTGCTATATGCTTCTCAACTGGAATTTAAGGAACAACTCGTAAAGGAAGCATTTCGCAGAATCGGAAAAATGGAACTGGAAAGCAGTAATCCCATTCTGGGTTGTGAGGAAACAACCTATTACAGAAACAAATTAGAATTCACTTTCTCTGATAGAGTTTGGCTGACACGGGAGCAGATTGACAGCGGAGAGTTGTTTGACAGGAATGCATTAGGTTTTCATGCAGCCGGCAGCTTTTCCGCCGTGCTCCACATTACCGAATGCTACCTTCAGGATGAAAAAGTAAACAGCATCCGCAATGCCGTGTACCTGTTTGCAACGGAACATGCCTATTCATTTTACAATTTGAAATTTCATGAAGGATTGCTGCGCAACCTGATTTTCAGGAATACCACCACAGGCGAATGGATGGTAACGGTTTGTTTTGCGGAACCAAACGATGAAAAAATAACGGCGCTGATGGATTTACTGAAAACTAACTATCCTTTCATCACTTCGCTGAACTATATCGTCAACACCAAAAAAAACGACACCATCTACGACCAGGAAGTGATCAATTACTCCGGACGGGATTACATCCTTGAACAGCTCGGTAACATAAGTTATAAAATCAGCCCCAAATCTTTTTTCCAAACGAATAGCAAACAGGCCAAACACCTGTATGATATTGTGAAAAAAATGGGCGGTTTCTCAAAAGATGACCTGGTGTATGATTTATACTGCGGTACCGGCAGTATCGCCCTATACATCGCTGACATCTGCAGAAAGGTGGTGGGTATCGAACAAATCCCCGCAGCCATTGTAGATGCAACATTCAACGCCGTTTTAAATAATATTGACAATTCCGTTTTCCATGCCGGAACCTGTGAGGATATCTTAAAAGAAGACTTTATCGACGAATTCGGCATGCCGGATATCGTAGTGGTCGATCCGCCGCGCGCCGGACTGCACGAAAGGGTAGTGCAGGTATTACTTCAGGCTGCTCCAAAGAAAATAGTGTATGTAAGCTGCAACCCCGCCACACAGGCGCGAGATGTATTATTATTTTCCGAAAAATACAACGTCACGCAATGTCAGCCGGTTGACATGTTCCCGCATACGTTTCACATTGAGAATGTAGTATTGCTGGAGTTGAGATAA
- a CDS encoding patatin-like phospholipase family protein — protein MTDKILKYLRYTFYSFPIQLLLLQIKKHPGFLIFWIVLFSAVSQFFGTSYGIPSLFLDPEYLGEVNFISFLIIGFAMGGFIMAWNLSFYIINSYRFQFLASLVNPFVQFCFNNSLIPLSFTVLYIVQLAKFQHTEGLITTAVIVQNVLALLLGNLLMIISFSISFIFFNQDIETFIAKLSDKAKASLLFQKISLDKLKIHQNETTQWRVETFLRFPFSVHLVRKVDFYHNKLVDRILLLHHRNAFVFQMLAILALVAFGRLIEYPYFRIPAGASIFLVFSVVVVLLSFVTFMFRGWRTAAIIVCIIILNVLTKYDLVVYKHKMYGLDYTTEKLVYNNEEVNNAVTRQMVDNDIAYTKTILANWKKKIYAKYGEEKPKIIFINTSGGGLKATYWTFHVLQELEKELDKKLFDHTILMTGASGGIIGSAYFRELYLRQKKHEAVDYLHKTYLDDIGRDLLNGVTTSIATNDILYPWQQYEYRGLEYKKDRAYMFDKQLNENTHYMMDKLMSDYKRAEQQSKIPMMIVGATIINDQRFLFFSPQPISFLIKPHIQETNEYQDNLSTDAVEYMRFFNQKGAENLNFIDALRINATYPYIMPAVYLPTIPAVKAMDAGIRENSGFAVSTRFYSVFKDWIDENTGGAIFISIRVDNKQRDFNENDKESYISELLSPIGNILNNFILLQDYNSDVSLAYLENDSKTDISVLNFNYDQTKKRKRAAMSWHLTASEKQDIRGAFTQENNRLMLEKLKELMKRGPPPPPRPPPPPLPPPPLPPPPPPPPPPPPPPPPAPDPPPPPPPPAPGGGGGGGGVMFYLNSSNTTFSM, from the coding sequence ATGACAGATAAGATCTTAAAATATTTACGTTACACCTTTTATAGCTTTCCCATTCAGCTGCTGCTGCTGCAGATTAAAAAACATCCCGGGTTTTTAATTTTCTGGATTGTCCTTTTCAGCGCCGTTTCTCAGTTTTTCGGCACCAGTTACGGCATTCCCTCTTTATTCTTAGATCCCGAATATCTGGGCGAAGTCAACTTTATCAGTTTTTTGATTATCGGATTTGCGATGGGCGGATTTATCATGGCGTGGAATCTGTCGTTTTATATCATCAACAGTTACCGCTTTCAGTTCTTAGCCTCTCTGGTGAATCCGTTTGTACAGTTTTGTTTCAATAACAGCCTGATACCACTGTCCTTTACCGTGCTCTATATTGTACAGTTGGCAAAGTTTCAGCACACGGAAGGGTTGATTACAACAGCTGTGATTGTTCAAAATGTACTGGCATTGTTATTGGGAAATTTGTTGATGATCATATCGTTCAGTATTTCATTTATATTCTTTAATCAGGATATTGAAACATTTATTGCGAAATTATCCGACAAGGCGAAGGCTAGTTTGCTGTTTCAGAAAATATCACTGGATAAACTGAAAATACATCAGAATGAAACGACGCAGTGGCGGGTGGAAACATTCTTGCGGTTTCCCTTTTCTGTTCATCTTGTCCGAAAAGTGGATTTCTACCATAATAAATTAGTCGACAGGATATTGCTGCTGCACCATCGGAATGCGTTTGTGTTTCAGATGCTGGCAATCCTCGCGTTGGTTGCATTCGGCAGGCTGATAGAGTATCCCTATTTCAGAATACCTGCCGGCGCTTCCATTTTTCTGGTGTTTTCTGTTGTTGTCGTGTTGTTGTCATTTGTCACCTTTATGTTTCGAGGATGGCGCACTGCCGCCATTATTGTTTGCATTATTATCCTGAATGTTTTGACCAAATATGATCTGGTAGTCTATAAACACAAGATGTACGGCTTGGATTACACTACGGAAAAATTAGTGTATAACAATGAAGAAGTGAACAATGCCGTCACCCGGCAAATGGTCGATAATGATATTGCCTATACCAAAACAATCCTGGCAAACTGGAAAAAGAAAATTTACGCTAAATACGGAGAAGAAAAACCCAAAATAATTTTCATCAACACCTCTGGCGGCGGACTGAAAGCTACTTACTGGACATTTCACGTATTGCAGGAATTGGAAAAGGAACTCGACAAGAAGCTTTTTGACCATACCATCCTGATGACCGGTGCCTCCGGAGGCATAATCGGTTCCGCGTATTTCAGGGAATTGTATCTGCGGCAGAAGAAACATGAGGCGGTAGATTATCTGCATAAAACCTATCTCGATGACATCGGCCGCGATTTGCTGAATGGCGTCACCACTTCCATTGCCACCAACGATATCCTTTACCCGTGGCAGCAGTATGAGTATAGGGGACTGGAATATAAAAAAGACAGGGCGTACATGTTTGATAAACAGTTGAATGAAAATACGCATTACATGATGGATAAACTGATGTCGGATTATAAACGTGCAGAACAGCAATCGAAGATTCCGATGATGATTGTAGGTGCCACCATTATCAATGACCAGCGCTTTCTGTTTTTTTCACCACAACCTATATCTTTTCTGATTAAGCCACATATTCAGGAAACCAATGAATATCAGGACAACTTATCTACCGACGCCGTGGAGTACATGCGTTTCTTTAATCAAAAAGGTGCAGAGAATTTAAATTTTATTGACGCACTGAGGATAAACGCCACTTATCCCTACATTATGCCGGCAGTATATCTGCCCACCATTCCTGCTGTCAAGGCAATGGATGCTGGCATTCGCGAAAATTCAGGATTTGCCGTATCTACCAGGTTTTACAGTGTTTTTAAAGACTGGATAGATGAAAATACGGGCGGCGCTATCTTTATATCTATCCGGGTAGATAATAAACAACGGGATTTTAATGAGAATGACAAGGAGTCATACATTAGTGAACTGTTATCACCGATAGGAAACATCCTCAATAATTTCATTCTGCTGCAGGATTACAACTCCGACGTTAGCCTGGCATATCTGGAGAATGACAGCAAGACGGACATCAGTGTGCTCAATTTTAATTACGATCAGACAAAGAAACGCAAAAGGGCGGCCATGAGCTGGCACTTAACGGCTTCGGAAAAGCAGGATATCAGAGGTGCTTTTACACAGGAAAATAACCGGCTTATGCTGGAAAAACTGAAGGAGTTGATGAAGCGCGGCCCCCCCCCCCCCCCCCGGCCCCCCCCCCCCCCCCTCCCCCCCCCCCCCCTTCCCCCCCCCCCCCCCCCCCCCCCCCCCCCCCCCCCCCCCCCCCCCCCCGCCCCCGACCCCCCCCCCCCCCCCCCCCCCCCCGCGCCGGGGGGGGGGGGGGGGGGGGGGGGGGTAATGTTTTATCTCAACTCCAGCAATACTACATTCTCAATGTGA
- a CDS encoding ComF family protein: protein MKDNPVEKIFYGRIPLEFATSLLFFHKGEMVQQILHNIKYYEQKELASFIGRIFGERLQNNPYLHDVTTIVPVPLHPQKQHIRGYNQSALFAEGMNEVLQLEMSANNLFRKTNTESQTRKSRTERWENVGAVFAVRKPDRLKGKHVLLIDDVLTTGATLEACAQTLIDCSGCRVSVATIACGFK, encoded by the coding sequence ATGAAGGATAATCCGGTGGAGAAGATCTTTTACGGAAGGATACCGCTGGAATTCGCCACGTCATTATTGTTTTTTCACAAAGGGGAAATGGTGCAGCAGATACTGCACAACATCAAATATTACGAACAAAAGGAACTGGCTTCCTTTATCGGCAGGATATTTGGCGAGCGTCTGCAAAATAATCCATACCTGCACGACGTTACCACTATAGTGCCGGTGCCGCTGCATCCGCAGAAACAGCATATCCGCGGGTATAACCAAAGCGCGCTTTTTGCGGAAGGTATGAATGAGGTGCTGCAACTGGAGATGTCTGCTAATAACCTGTTCAGGAAAACGAATACCGAATCGCAAACCCGCAAATCCAGAACCGAACGCTGGGAAAATGTAGGAGCGGTGTTTGCTGTCCGGAAACCGGACAGGCTGAAAGGAAAGCATGTGCTGCTGATAGATGATGTACTCACCACAGGCGCAACGCTGGAAGCTTGTGCGCAAACATTGATAGACTGTTCGGGATGCAGGGTAAGTGTTGCCACCATAGCCTGCGGATTCAAATAA
- the radA gene encoding DNA repair protein RadA, with the protein MKAKTIYICQNCGTNSPKWMGKCGNCGAWNSFVEELVEPKSKSAAVVNAPRTKPQLLEEISSENRQRIITSDPELNRVLGGGIVPGSLILIGGEPGIGKSTLLLQVVLQTKGLKTLYVSGEESEQQLKMRADRIKHINKDVFVYTETSVESIVQQIEQVQPHLLVIDSIQTLETSIIESAAGSVSQIREATHVVQQYAKRHNLPVFIVGHITKEGTIAGPKLLEHMVDCVLQFEGDRNYNYRILRTQKNRFGSTAELGIYEMRSDGMRAVTNPSELLITQRDEQVSGVAIAVTMEGMRALLVEVQALVSPAVYGTPQRSATGYDLRRLNMILAVLDKRCGFRFGAKDVFLNIAGGLRVEDPAVDLAVVAALLSSYEDVAVSNKFSFSGEVGLSGEIRAVNKVEQRVAEASKLGYEKIFISKYNQKVNSDAAEVQLIKTVAEFYKKLF; encoded by the coding sequence ATGAAAGCCAAAACGATTTATATCTGTCAGAATTGCGGTACCAACTCACCCAAATGGATGGGTAAATGCGGAAACTGCGGAGCCTGGAATAGCTTTGTGGAGGAATTGGTAGAGCCGAAATCCAAAAGCGCTGCAGTGGTGAATGCACCCAGAACAAAGCCGCAGTTGCTGGAAGAGATTTCTTCGGAAAATAGGCAGCGTATCATCACTTCCGATCCAGAACTGAACCGTGTGCTGGGCGGCGGCATTGTGCCGGGGTCATTGATTTTAATCGGCGGTGAACCAGGAATCGGAAAATCTACCCTGCTGCTGCAGGTAGTATTGCAGACCAAAGGATTGAAAACATTATACGTTTCGGGCGAAGAAAGTGAACAGCAGCTGAAGATGCGTGCCGACAGAATCAAACATATCAATAAGGATGTATTTGTTTATACGGAAACATCCGTTGAGTCGATTGTTCAGCAGATAGAACAGGTGCAGCCGCACCTGCTGGTCATAGATTCCATACAGACGCTGGAGACTTCCATCATAGAATCCGCCGCCGGAAGCGTTTCACAGATTCGCGAAGCGACGCATGTGGTTCAGCAGTATGCGAAACGACATAATCTTCCGGTATTTATTGTCGGGCATATTACAAAGGAAGGCACGATAGCCGGTCCAAAACTGCTGGAACACATGGTGGACTGCGTACTGCAGTTTGAAGGTGACAGGAATTACAATTACCGCATTCTGCGTACGCAAAAAAACCGTTTTGGTTCTACTGCGGAATTGGGCATCTATGAAATGCGCAGCGACGGCATGCGTGCCGTGACGAATCCTTCGGAGCTGCTGATTACACAACGCGACGAACAGGTGAGCGGCGTGGCGATTGCCGTAACGATGGAAGGTATGCGAGCCTTGCTGGTGGAAGTGCAGGCGCTGGTTAGTCCCGCGGTGTACGGTACCCCGCAGCGCAGCGCCACCGGATACGATTTACGCCGGCTGAACATGATACTGGCGGTGCTGGACAAACGCTGCGGGTTTCGGTTTGGCGCGAAAGATGTATTCCTGAATATTGCCGGCGGATTGCGGGTGGAAGACCCCGCGGTGGATTTGGCGGTGGTGGCAGCCCTGTTGTCTTCGTATGAAGATGTGGCGGTCAGTAATAAATTTTCCTTCTCCGGTGAAGTGGGACTGAGCGGCGAGATACGTGCCGTGAATAAGGTGGAACAGCGAGTGGCTGAAGCTTCTAAACTGGGCTATGAGAAAATCTTCATTTCCAAATACAACCAGAAAGTGAACAGCGATGCAGCGGAAGTCCAGCTGATAAAAACGGTGGCGGAGTTTTATAAGAAGTTATTTTGA
- a CDS encoding OmpA family protein yields the protein MRKYIFSFLSIVLLTHCVTQKEYNRVLDQYLNGEIRNKALHDRYDSLNNALTTQNADLAAKISRLQADSSELSSLIESMKVEMDEQNTRYAKAQEEYLKKLKDAGDKNQKTNADLLQMQVDLEKQRLALVQKESDLKKANADLLAREAKIAELNKLLTEQKTKTDALRDAIKKALTDFSAGELSVYTKDGKVYVSMSDKLLFKSGSTTVESKGVDALGKLSDVIKKNPDIQVNIEGHTDNVPYISSGGLIKDNWDLSLMRSSSVLHILTEKYKVSPAQIIGSGRGENHPVAANSTPEGKAKNRRTEIVLTPKIDRLLNLLGE from the coding sequence ATGCGGAAATACATTTTTTCTTTTTTAAGCATCGTACTGCTCACCCATTGTGTTACACAAAAAGAATACAACCGCGTATTAGACCAATACCTGAACGGGGAAATCAGGAACAAGGCGCTGCATGACCGTTACGACTCCCTGAACAATGCACTGACCACTCAAAATGCGGATTTAGCCGCTAAGATAAGCCGCCTGCAAGCAGACTCTTCCGAATTATCCTCCTTGATAGAATCGATGAAAGTTGAAATGGATGAGCAGAATACCCGTTATGCAAAAGCACAGGAAGAATACCTGAAAAAACTGAAAGACGCCGGAGATAAAAACCAGAAGACCAACGCCGACTTACTGCAGATGCAGGTGGATCTGGAAAAACAGCGACTGGCGCTGGTACAAAAAGAATCGGACTTAAAGAAAGCCAATGCGGACTTATTGGCACGCGAAGCAAAGATTGCCGAGCTGAACAAACTGCTGACTGAACAAAAAACAAAAACCGACGCATTGCGCGATGCCATCAAAAAAGCATTAACGGATTTTTCTGCCGGCGAGCTGAGTGTGTACACCAAAGACGGCAAAGTCTATGTTTCCATGTCGGACAAATTATTATTTAAATCCGGTTCCACCACCGTGGAAAGCAAGGGGGTGGATGCCCTGGGAAAATTATCGGACGTCATCAAAAAGAATCCCGATATTCAGGTCAATATTGAAGGTCATACGGATAACGTGCCGTATATTTCCTCCGGTGGGCTTATCAAAGACAACTGGGATTTAAGTCTGATGCGCTCCAGCAGCGTACTGCACATTCTGACCGAAAAATATAAAGTCAGTCCTGCACAAATCATCGGTTCCGGCAGAGGCGAAAACCATCCGGTAGCAGCCAACAGCACTCCGGAAGGCAAAGCAAAAAACCGCCGTACTGAAATCGTCCTGACACCAAAAATTGACCGCCTGCTGAATCTGCTCGGAGAGTAG